In Rhodothermus marinus DSM 4252, a single genomic region encodes these proteins:
- a CDS encoding sensor histidine kinase, which produces MTLWLLFLVGWVLPAGDTLRLHAVPLEGLLPQLSVYRLAADSTGFLWMSTLEGIARWDGVTVRTWRHYWHPKGGLAPLTSPAALQVDRYQRVWAHTGMHLLVKPTHTDTFQAYPPYALSVSSDGEAWIWTACGPRLHRPGQPFPCADTSAVPTPIAWQVAPDGTLWWAQHDTLWCRPPDTTAITILHTPGVTQLYLDAYRRLWVYYQNHLHAYYTAAACQIRPLSAYALPSPFRGMALDGARRLWVATETGAWVIAPHGDIRQLLVPFPYRTQLARYVLSLVADAQGRIWIGTIGGVYVWDPWRPDFRVLSQHQGLNSGYVSAILRDRTGRLWVGTIGGGLYRFHWQQENWQLDRTVSLPNAFIWALAEDTQGQIWVGTDRGLFCIDCAFSLLPAPSAHRAPGPNTFTALLPDRTGLWAGSYDGTLYYIDARRYSVQLRYQVESPIRSLTRVQDTLWIGTGSGLIRLHLNAQGQVREAYPVPLPLQLTVWSQHYDSDGHWLGTSQGLWRYHAGHWDHWNESDGLPSRTVYGLIRTDHRLWMSTNQGLVYADLRSLPHLRFRVYSASEGVGMTEFNRGAYTIDTEGNVYFGGTHGLVWFNPQAIRPYPFAPRPVVLAVLRARGLRLQAQPFYGQPLLLPPSERTLGFVFRGLFLSYPQGVRYRVTLEGQRREIIDLGTQSQLLLSGLQPGTYHLHLEAIGPDGQIGHLPQPLRFAVQPYLWETNGFRVAMLLLVSIVTAGLVFFILSERYRRLLLARQVLEQERRRLSRDLHDEVGATLTSIYFLLTTSLRQLSDREALSHRLHQAAELARTALDQLRLLLWSTDPANDRLSILLGYLRETVRQMAESGGLQVRFDLPEVFPDLTIDAERRLHIVRIVKEGMRNILQHAAANTVFFQVQLDNNALYLRLCDNGRGFDPQAVQRRGLRFMEERVAQLQGHLQIISAPGQGTCLALCLPLSPDRGIDSVK; this is translated from the coding sequence ATGACCCTCTGGCTGCTGTTCCTTGTCGGATGGGTGCTCCCGGCAGGCGATACGCTACGGCTCCATGCTGTGCCGCTGGAAGGTTTGCTGCCCCAGCTCTCTGTCTACAGACTGGCGGCAGATAGCACTGGCTTTCTCTGGATGAGCACGTTAGAAGGTATTGCACGCTGGGATGGTGTAACGGTGCGCACCTGGCGGCATTATTGGCATCCGAAAGGGGGGCTGGCACCTCTGACCTCGCCCGCAGCACTCCAGGTCGACCGCTACCAGCGTGTATGGGCCCATACCGGTATGCACCTGCTGGTCAAGCCCACCCACACAGACACCTTTCAGGCCTATCCTCCTTATGCCCTCAGCGTATCGTCGGATGGAGAAGCCTGGATCTGGACGGCCTGTGGCCCCCGACTCCACCGTCCCGGCCAGCCTTTTCCCTGTGCGGACACCTCTGCCGTTCCCACCCCGATAGCCTGGCAGGTAGCTCCTGATGGAACCCTCTGGTGGGCGCAACACGATACGTTATGGTGTCGTCCACCCGACACAACGGCTATAACCATCCTGCATACGCCTGGTGTTACGCAGCTTTATCTGGATGCCTATCGCCGTCTCTGGGTATACTATCAGAACCATCTCCATGCCTACTATACCGCAGCTGCCTGTCAGATTCGTCCCCTTTCAGCTTACGCACTTCCTTCCCCCTTTCGAGGCATGGCGCTTGATGGTGCTCGCCGTCTCTGGGTTGCAACCGAAACGGGCGCCTGGGTAATTGCGCCCCATGGAGATATCCGACAACTCTTGGTTCCCTTTCCTTATCGGACCCAACTCGCCCGCTACGTTCTCTCCCTTGTTGCTGATGCACAGGGCAGAATCTGGATTGGCACTATTGGTGGCGTATACGTATGGGACCCCTGGCGTCCTGACTTTCGCGTGCTGAGTCAGCACCAGGGGTTAAACAGTGGATATGTGTCGGCAATCCTCCGAGACCGTACCGGTCGGCTATGGGTAGGCACTATTGGCGGAGGCCTGTATCGGTTTCACTGGCAGCAGGAGAACTGGCAACTGGATCGTACTGTTTCGCTTCCTAATGCATTTATCTGGGCGCTTGCTGAAGATACCCAGGGACAAATCTGGGTCGGTACCGATCGCGGACTGTTCTGTATAGACTGTGCATTTTCGCTGTTACCCGCACCTTCAGCCCACCGGGCGCCCGGTCCGAATACGTTTACCGCATTGCTACCCGATCGAACCGGGTTATGGGCTGGAAGTTATGACGGAACACTTTATTACATTGATGCTCGGCGCTACTCCGTACAGCTGCGCTACCAGGTGGAGTCCCCTATTCGAAGCCTGACTCGGGTGCAGGACACGCTCTGGATAGGGACCGGCTCCGGCCTGATTCGCCTGCATCTCAACGCACAGGGGCAGGTTCGCGAGGCGTATCCGGTGCCGCTTCCTCTTCAGCTTACTGTATGGAGCCAGCATTACGACTCCGATGGCCACTGGCTTGGCACCAGCCAGGGACTCTGGCGCTACCATGCCGGCCACTGGGACCACTGGAATGAATCAGATGGCCTACCTTCCCGTACCGTCTACGGCCTGATCCGCACGGACCATCGACTCTGGATGAGTACCAACCAGGGGCTGGTCTATGCTGACCTCCGCAGCCTGCCCCATTTGCGTTTTCGTGTGTACAGCGCCTCGGAGGGTGTTGGGATGACTGAATTCAACCGAGGTGCTTATACTATCGATACAGAAGGAAATGTATACTTTGGAGGCACTCATGGACTCGTCTGGTTCAATCCCCAGGCGATTCGTCCCTATCCATTTGCTCCCCGACCGGTGGTGCTCGCTGTGCTGCGTGCCCGCGGTCTACGTCTACAAGCACAGCCCTTCTATGGCCAACCGTTGCTCCTTCCTCCCTCCGAACGCACGCTCGGATTTGTATTTCGCGGTCTGTTTCTGTCTTATCCTCAGGGAGTACGCTACCGCGTTACGCTTGAGGGCCAACGCCGTGAGATCATCGACCTGGGGACCCAGAGTCAGCTTCTATTAAGCGGCCTACAACCGGGCACGTATCACCTGCACCTGGAGGCCATTGGGCCGGATGGCCAGATCGGCCATTTACCTCAACCCCTACGTTTCGCAGTTCAGCCATATCTGTGGGAAACCAATGGCTTCCGGGTAGCCATGCTGCTACTTGTCTCCATCGTAACGGCCGGGCTGGTTTTTTTCATCCTTTCGGAACGCTATCGCCGTCTGCTGTTGGCCCGACAGGTACTCGAACAAGAACGACGGCGGCTGAGCAGGGATCTGCATGACGAGGTAGGAGCCACACTGACCAGCATCTACTTCTTACTCACCACTTCGCTACGGCAGCTATCTGACAGGGAAGCCCTGTCCCATCGTCTGCATCAGGCCGCCGAACTGGCACGTACAGCCCTTGACCAGCTTCGTCTGCTGCTCTGGTCTACCGATCCGGCAAATGACCGTCTCTCTATACTTCTCGGCTACCTGCGTGAGACCGTACGCCAGATGGCTGAATCAGGTGGCCTACAGGTACGCTTCGACTTACCCGAAGTCTTTCCGGACCTCACCATTGACGCCGAACGCCGTCTACACATTGTGCGCATTGTCAAAGAAGGGATGCGCAACATCCTTCAGCACGCCGCAGCCAACACGGTCTTTTTCCAGGTTCAATTGGACAACAATGCCCTGTATCTCCGCCTCTGCGATAATGGACGAGGATTTGATCCGCAAGCTGTACAGCGTCGAGGTCTCCGCTTTATGGAAGAGCGCGTAGCACAGCTTCAGGGCCATCTGCAGATTATCTCTGCTCCCGGCCAGGGAACCTGCCTCGCGTTGTGCTTGCCGCTTTCCCCCGATCGGGGGATTGACAGCGTGAAGTAG
- a CDS encoding universal stress protein, which translates to MLKIRRILFADDFSECAEKALPIALALAQEHEAELHLLHVVVPYEDARGLSALSEEQEAQLKQQMQERLAAIRKAQPRAAAGALKTVVAIERDLAPALGILGYAEDHDIDVIVMGTHGRRGFRHFLMGSVAEEVVRLAHCPVITTRQQVDPWHVHPPRRILVPVDFSEHSRTALRYGRELAAAFGGHLTVLYVIEEILHPAFYNTGVFSIYDVMPDIEERSKKALEEFVVRTDGPDVPVNYRVVHGRAVREILHEAEREPADLIVMATHGLTGLQHLLLGSVTERVIRQAPCPVFVVKVFGKSLLRPTEAEASQKVNTST; encoded by the coding sequence ATGTTGAAGATTCGCCGCATTCTGTTTGCTGATGATTTTTCGGAGTGTGCAGAAAAGGCACTCCCTATTGCACTGGCGCTGGCTCAGGAACATGAAGCCGAGCTGCATCTGCTGCATGTGGTCGTGCCGTATGAAGATGCACGCGGGCTTTCGGCGCTAAGTGAGGAGCAGGAGGCGCAGCTCAAACAGCAAATGCAGGAGCGGCTGGCTGCTATCCGAAAAGCGCAGCCCCGGGCAGCGGCTGGTGCATTGAAAACCGTGGTAGCGATCGAGCGAGATCTGGCACCGGCGCTTGGTATCCTGGGCTATGCAGAGGATCACGATATCGATGTGATCGTGATGGGTACACACGGACGCCGGGGATTCCGGCACTTCTTAATGGGGAGCGTGGCCGAAGAAGTGGTGCGGCTGGCTCATTGCCCGGTGATCACCACGCGGCAGCAGGTGGATCCCTGGCACGTGCACCCGCCTCGCCGGATTCTGGTACCGGTGGATTTCTCCGAGCACAGCCGGACCGCCCTTCGCTACGGGCGCGAGCTGGCAGCAGCCTTCGGTGGGCATCTTACCGTCCTGTACGTCATCGAAGAGATTTTGCATCCAGCCTTCTACAACACGGGCGTCTTTTCAATCTATGATGTGATGCCCGATATCGAAGAGCGTTCAAAGAAGGCGCTGGAAGAGTTCGTGGTGCGTACTGATGGACCGGACGTGCCGGTGAATTATCGGGTGGTGCATGGCCGGGCCGTGCGAGAGATCCTGCATGAGGCAGAGCGTGAACCGGCCGATCTGATCGTTATGGCCACCCATGGATTGACCGGGCTGCAGCACCTGCTGCTGGGTAGCGTGACCGAGCGGGTTATCCGACAGGCGCCCTGTCCGGTGTTTGTTGTGAAAGTCTTTGGGAAGTCGCTGTTGCGACCGACTGAGGCCGAAGCTTCCCAAAAAGTGAACACCTCGACCTGA
- a CDS encoding energy transducer TonB, with the protein MTARIKGGWRAPRPAPVAEKAPADEQPTLRRRAPYKVPEADLRQYYRLLIMLGLALALALLIVLFRIPWRPKTEVALAVTEQEVVQLEEIVQTRQELPPPPLPRPTVPVAVPDETILEEEPVSFDVSLDINEAITELPPPPPPPEPEQEAQPEEEQEIFVVVEEMPEIIGGIERLYELLEYPELARKAGMEGLVVVQFVVEPDGSVSNVQVIRSAGRLLDEAAIRAVKQLRFKPGRQRGRPVRVRFSLPIRFKLQSSQ; encoded by the coding sequence ATGACGGCCCGGATCAAAGGAGGATGGCGGGCTCCACGACCGGCGCCCGTTGCTGAGAAGGCGCCAGCAGACGAACAGCCGACGCTTCGCCGGCGAGCGCCTTACAAAGTACCTGAAGCCGACCTGCGTCAATACTACCGGCTGTTAATCATGCTGGGACTGGCGCTGGCGCTGGCCCTGCTGATCGTGCTATTTAGAATTCCATGGCGGCCGAAGACGGAGGTAGCCCTGGCCGTTACCGAGCAGGAAGTGGTGCAGCTGGAGGAGATCGTGCAGACGCGTCAGGAGCTACCACCGCCTCCGCTACCACGTCCAACCGTTCCCGTAGCAGTGCCCGACGAGACGATTCTGGAAGAGGAGCCGGTGAGTTTTGACGTCTCGCTGGATATCAACGAAGCAATCACTGAATTGCCACCGCCTCCGCCCCCTCCAGAGCCCGAACAGGAAGCGCAGCCCGAAGAAGAGCAGGAGATCTTCGTTGTGGTGGAGGAGATGCCGGAAATTATTGGTGGAATTGAACGACTCTACGAACTGCTGGAGTACCCCGAGCTGGCCCGTAAAGCAGGCATGGAGGGGTTGGTGGTTGTGCAATTCGTGGTGGAACCCGACGGGAGCGTGAGCAATGTGCAGGTGATTCGTTCGGCCGGTCGACTGTTGGACGAGGCGGCCATCAGGGCGGTGAAACAGCTGCGGTTCAAGCCCGGACGGCAGCGCGGGCGTCCGGTCCGGGTTCGGTTTTCGCTGCCCATTCGGTTTAAGCTGCAGTCATCCCAGTAG
- a CDS encoding universal stress protein: MWRNILVPTDFSGAARQALQLAVRLAPQDCTVHLLHVITPTESDPYSPVRLRPEAQARERTPEEVTEELLHQLSDEVAAEHGAVARAWRRASDVVGAVLDYADTVEAELIVLGTHGRRGLQRFLLGSVAETIVRRASVPVLTVREHARVPEAIQHILVPTDFSEDARMALREAARWAAHFRARLTLLHVLAPAVIPVSVTEMAAVYEVMPGLQERIQEELTRWIEAEVPETVSSDVRIEEGPVDLTILEQARQEQADLIVMATHGRSGVARWLLGSVTERVLRQAPCPVLTLRHRELPPEPSLH; this comes from the coding sequence ATGTGGCGCAACATTCTGGTTCCTACGGACTTTTCCGGGGCGGCCCGGCAGGCATTGCAGCTGGCCGTGCGGCTGGCCCCGCAGGACTGTACAGTTCACCTGCTTCATGTGATTACCCCGACTGAGAGTGATCCATACAGCCCGGTACGGCTGCGTCCCGAAGCACAGGCACGGGAGCGAACGCCTGAGGAGGTAACAGAGGAACTGCTTCATCAGCTGAGTGACGAGGTGGCGGCTGAGCATGGGGCTGTCGCGCGTGCCTGGCGGCGCGCTTCGGACGTAGTCGGGGCCGTTCTGGACTATGCCGATACCGTGGAGGCCGAACTGATCGTGCTGGGCACGCATGGCCGCCGCGGACTGCAACGCTTTCTGCTGGGGAGCGTAGCCGAAACCATTGTGCGCCGCGCTTCAGTACCCGTACTGACCGTGCGCGAGCACGCCCGCGTGCCGGAAGCCATCCAGCATATCCTGGTGCCCACGGACTTTTCCGAGGACGCCCGTATGGCGCTGCGCGAGGCCGCCCGCTGGGCCGCCCACTTCCGGGCTCGACTGACCCTCCTGCATGTGCTGGCCCCGGCCGTCATTCCCGTCTCGGTGACCGAGATGGCCGCCGTCTATGAGGTCATGCCGGGGCTGCAGGAGCGCATTCAGGAAGAACTCACGCGCTGGATCGAAGCCGAAGTGCCCGAGACCGTGTCCTCTGACGTTCGCATCGAAGAAGGGCCGGTCGATCTGACCATCCTGGAGCAGGCCCGACAGGAACAGGCCGATCTGATCGTGATGGCGACCCACGGTCGCTCCGGCGTGGCCCGCTGGCTGCTGGGCAGCGTGACCGAACGCGTGTTGCGCCAGGCGCCCTGTCCGGTGCTTACCCTCCGCCATCGCGAACTGCCCCCGGAGCCTTCCCTTCATTGA
- a CDS encoding Acg family FMN-binding oxidoreductase: MEVTIRSDPKSSEGMTTAWKEDPWQVAEHDFPRYATPEAQLRFLLNYAVLAPSVHNTQPWRFRVVGSEVELYADRTRALAVADPEDRQLIMSCGAALFHLQVAMRHFGYQPQVRLLPDPDDPDLLAFVRLGPPEPGTLLDHRLFQAIKKRHTNRLPFENRPVPEAELRALERAVEQEGARLIVVRQKEKRYELAELIAEADRIQTADPRFRRELAAWTHPAHNESKDGLPLTARGLQEWLGPAGPLVLRTFLWARGQVARDRQLAEGSPVLLVLLTERDEPLAWLQAGQALDRLLLQAADYGLSASFLNQPIEVPEMRKKLRDWLGTEAWPQTILRLGYGPAVPPTPRRPVQEVLLQNRYL; the protein is encoded by the coding sequence ATGGAGGTGACGATTCGCAGCGATCCCAAAAGCAGCGAGGGCATGACGACGGCCTGGAAGGAAGATCCGTGGCAGGTGGCCGAGCACGACTTTCCCCGCTACGCCACGCCTGAAGCGCAATTGCGTTTTCTGCTGAACTATGCCGTGCTGGCCCCTTCGGTCCACAACACGCAACCCTGGCGCTTTCGGGTGGTGGGGAGCGAGGTGGAACTCTACGCCGACCGAACGCGCGCGCTGGCTGTGGCCGATCCCGAAGACCGCCAGCTCATCATGAGCTGCGGCGCGGCACTGTTTCACCTGCAGGTGGCCATGCGTCATTTTGGCTACCAGCCTCAGGTGCGGCTGCTGCCAGACCCGGACGACCCGGACCTGCTGGCCTTCGTCCGACTGGGACCACCCGAGCCCGGCACCCTGCTGGACCATCGGCTGTTTCAGGCCATCAAAAAGCGCCATACAAACCGCCTGCCCTTCGAAAATCGCCCCGTCCCCGAGGCCGAACTGAGGGCGTTGGAGCGGGCTGTCGAGCAGGAGGGGGCCCGCCTGATCGTAGTCCGGCAAAAAGAAAAACGCTACGAACTGGCCGAACTGATCGCCGAAGCCGACCGCATCCAGACTGCCGACCCGCGCTTCCGGCGTGAACTGGCGGCCTGGACGCACCCCGCCCACAATGAAAGCAAAGACGGATTGCCACTGACCGCCCGGGGCTTGCAGGAGTGGCTGGGGCCGGCCGGACCACTCGTGCTGCGCACCTTCCTGTGGGCACGGGGGCAGGTGGCCCGCGATCGACAACTGGCCGAGGGCTCGCCCGTGCTGCTGGTGCTCCTGACCGAACGCGACGAGCCGCTGGCCTGGCTGCAGGCCGGGCAGGCCCTGGACCGGCTGCTCCTTCAGGCGGCCGACTATGGCCTGTCGGCTTCTTTTCTGAACCAGCCCATCGAAGTACCGGAAATGCGCAAAAAACTCCGCGACTGGCTTGGCACCGAGGCGTGGCCACAGACCATTCTGCGCCTGGGCTATGGGCCGGCCGTGCCGCCCACGCCGCGTCGGCCCGTGCAGGAAGTGCTGCTCCAGAACCGTTATCTCTGA
- the ppk1 gene encoding polyphosphate kinase 1, whose product MARTATGVATETTRTDGRPSDRLSFAVPQATRPRPVPPGRPLDDPRLYFNRELSWIDFNWRVLFQALDPRVPLLERVRFLAITSTNLDEFFRKRYGGLKRQEAAGVRQLSPDGRTPTEQLRMIREALRPMYDCMYRLWREELRPALAREAGVQVLDYEQLDEAQRRYLARYFEEQIFPVLTPLAVDPGHPFPLISNLSLSLAVLLRHPKQGTEHFARVKVPTDRGRWVPLEKPLHFVPLEEVVRHHLPEVFRGMEVQGAWAFRITRNADVRRAEEEAEDLIAMIAEELRERRFAPVVRMEVEHTMPDRVRQLLMEELELDPEDLFEVEGPINLGDCQTLAELDLPAFRYEPWEPIIPPALVHEGEAQDQQTIFDILRQRDVLVHHPYESFTASVQRFLEEAADDPHVLAIKQTLYRTSSDSPIMKALMRAAEHGKQVAVLVEVKARFDEENNIEWGQQLERAGVHVTYGLVGLKTHAKVTLVVREENGRLRTYGHIGTGNYNPETARQYADLGLLTGREDIGRDLVNLFHFLTGFAPEQQYQKLLVAPRDLRPALVRLIRQEVAHHRKHGNGRIIAKMNGLDDVGIIQELYRASQAGVPIDLIVRGPCRLRPGLKGYSETIRVISIVGRFLEHSRVYYFHNNGDPLLYIGSADWMRRNLDDRVEVLAPVEDPQLRRRLTRLLELALEDHRTAWELQPDGRYVLRTPRDDEDAPGFQERLMKLARDHRPI is encoded by the coding sequence ATGGCCCGCACGGCAACAGGCGTTGCTACCGAGACGACCCGCACCGACGGCCGACCGTCGGACCGCCTTTCGTTTGCCGTGCCGCAGGCGACCCGTCCCCGTCCTGTGCCGCCGGGCCGTCCGCTGGACGATCCACGCCTGTACTTCAACCGGGAGCTGAGCTGGATCGACTTCAACTGGCGCGTGCTCTTTCAGGCGCTCGATCCGCGCGTACCCCTGCTGGAGCGCGTGCGCTTTCTGGCCATCACCTCGACCAACCTCGACGAGTTTTTCCGCAAGCGCTACGGTGGTCTCAAGCGCCAGGAAGCCGCCGGCGTGCGCCAGCTCTCGCCCGACGGCCGCACGCCCACCGAGCAGCTCCGCATGATCCGGGAGGCGCTCCGGCCCATGTACGACTGCATGTACCGCCTCTGGCGCGAGGAGCTGCGTCCGGCCCTGGCCCGCGAGGCCGGCGTGCAGGTGCTCGACTACGAGCAGCTCGACGAGGCGCAACGCCGCTACCTGGCCCGTTATTTCGAGGAACAGATCTTTCCGGTGCTGACGCCGCTGGCCGTCGATCCCGGCCATCCGTTTCCGCTCATCTCGAACCTGAGCCTGTCGCTGGCCGTGCTGCTGCGCCACCCGAAGCAGGGCACCGAGCATTTCGCCCGCGTCAAGGTGCCCACCGACCGCGGACGCTGGGTGCCGCTCGAAAAACCGCTGCACTTCGTACCGCTCGAAGAAGTGGTGCGACACCACCTGCCCGAGGTGTTTCGGGGAATGGAGGTGCAGGGCGCCTGGGCCTTCCGCATCACGCGCAACGCGGACGTCCGCCGCGCCGAAGAGGAGGCCGAGGACCTGATCGCGATGATTGCCGAGGAGCTGCGCGAGCGGCGCTTTGCGCCCGTGGTGCGCATGGAAGTCGAGCACACCATGCCCGATCGGGTGCGGCAGCTCCTGATGGAGGAGCTGGAGCTGGATCCGGAGGACCTGTTCGAGGTGGAAGGGCCGATCAACCTGGGCGATTGCCAGACGCTGGCCGAACTGGACCTGCCGGCCTTTCGCTACGAACCCTGGGAGCCCATCATTCCCCCGGCGCTTGTGCACGAGGGCGAGGCGCAGGATCAGCAGACGATCTTCGACATCCTGCGGCAGCGCGACGTGCTCGTGCACCATCCCTACGAGTCGTTTACGGCCAGCGTGCAGCGTTTTCTGGAAGAAGCCGCCGACGATCCGCACGTGCTGGCCATCAAACAGACGCTCTACCGCACCTCCAGCGATTCGCCCATCATGAAGGCGCTCATGCGGGCGGCCGAGCACGGCAAGCAGGTGGCCGTGCTCGTCGAGGTCAAGGCCCGCTTCGACGAAGAGAACAACATCGAATGGGGCCAGCAGCTCGAGCGGGCCGGCGTGCACGTCACCTACGGGCTCGTCGGGTTGAAGACGCACGCCAAGGTGACGCTGGTGGTGCGCGAGGAAAACGGCCGGCTGCGCACCTACGGCCATATCGGTACGGGCAACTACAATCCGGAAACGGCCCGCCAGTACGCCGATCTGGGCCTGCTGACCGGCCGCGAAGACATCGGCCGCGACCTGGTCAACCTGTTCCACTTCCTGACGGGCTTTGCGCCCGAGCAGCAGTACCAGAAGCTGCTGGTGGCGCCGCGCGATCTGCGTCCGGCGCTGGTGCGGCTCATCCGCCAGGAGGTGGCGCATCACCGGAAGCACGGCAACGGCCGCATCATTGCCAAGATGAACGGCCTCGACGACGTCGGCATCATCCAGGAGCTGTACCGCGCCTCACAGGCCGGCGTGCCCATCGATCTGATCGTGCGCGGGCCGTGTCGGCTCCGCCCCGGCCTGAAGGGCTACAGCGAAACGATCCGGGTCATCAGTATCGTCGGGCGTTTTCTGGAGCACAGCCGCGTCTATTATTTCCACAACAACGGCGATCCGCTCCTGTACATCGGCAGCGCCGACTGGATGCGGCGCAATCTGGACGACCGCGTCGAGGTGCTGGCGCCTGTCGAAGACCCGCAGCTCCGGCGGCGGCTGACGCGCCTGCTGGAGTTGGCGCTGGAAGATCACCGCACGGCCTGGGAGCTGCAGCCCGACGGCCGGTACGTCCTGCGTACGCCCCGGGACGACGAGGACGCGCCGGGCTTTCAGGAACGTCTGATGAAGCTGGCACGGGACCACAGGCCGATCTGA